Proteins from a genomic interval of Rhizobium lusitanum:
- a CDS encoding RHE_PE00001 family protein: protein MNSMAYDLAKISIIALMRPAFDAGTALTRLDERIARSPVGEGWIERTHFADACASLWIDGELVHLEDLVLHDATKDIRAPTHELTIARDVLRTRRRIAAQLPGWALSTDGIRSLRKTSEIGSGGRDEATTAGVIQPAVAIDPEGEAEGEDADDIQNLPGVDYAAIDAVLARSEAAIEHARKPGRAPADPLIYDLDWDEDARLDEWRGVLRQAENLPAVLQAIVALNAWNELSVLQHAPWLGRLFCASILRQAGITTGAHLAAINLGLKTIPVDRRRHRDRETRLLAIAHGFLAVAEIGLKEHDRLALAKTMMDRKLAGRRTSSKLPELVALVMARPLVSAGMVAKTLDVTPQAARRIVLELGLREMTGRGRFRAWGVM from the coding sequence ATGAATTCAATGGCTTACGATCTTGCAAAAATCAGCATAATAGCCCTGATGCGGCCGGCTTTCGACGCTGGCACCGCGCTCACCCGTCTGGATGAACGGATTGCCCGCTCGCCGGTCGGTGAGGGCTGGATTGAGCGCACTCATTTCGCCGACGCCTGTGCCTCGCTGTGGATCGACGGCGAACTCGTTCACCTCGAGGACCTGGTCCTCCATGACGCCACAAAAGACATTCGCGCCCCCACGCATGAGCTGACAATCGCCCGCGACGTCCTTCGCACCCGCCGGAGGATCGCCGCCCAACTTCCGGGCTGGGCGCTATCGACGGACGGAATCCGCTCGCTGCGGAAAACCTCCGAGATCGGGTCGGGCGGCAGGGACGAGGCGACGACGGCCGGCGTCATTCAGCCGGCGGTCGCGATCGATCCGGAAGGGGAAGCGGAGGGGGAGGACGCCGACGACATCCAAAATCTGCCCGGCGTCGACTATGCTGCCATCGATGCGGTGCTCGCGCGATCGGAAGCGGCGATCGAACATGCCAGGAAGCCCGGCCGGGCTCCGGCCGATCCGCTGATCTATGATCTCGACTGGGACGAGGATGCCCGGCTCGACGAATGGCGCGGCGTGTTGCGCCAGGCCGAAAACTTGCCGGCAGTGCTGCAGGCGATCGTCGCCCTCAATGCCTGGAATGAGTTGTCGGTGTTGCAGCATGCACCTTGGCTCGGCCGGCTGTTTTGCGCCTCCATCCTGCGCCAGGCCGGTATCACCACCGGCGCTCATCTTGCCGCCATCAATCTCGGCCTGAAAACCATTCCTGTCGATCGGCGCCGCCATCGCGACCGCGAAACCCGGCTGCTCGCGATTGCGCATGGCTTCTTGGCTGTCGCCGAGATCGGACTGAAGGAGCATGACCGTCTGGCGCTAGCGAAAACGATGATGGATCGGAAATTGGCGGGGCGCCGCACGTCTTCAAAATTGCCGGAACTGGTCGCGCTGGTCATGGCCCGTCCGCTCGTATCGGCCGGCATGGTGGCGAAAACACTCGATGTGACGCCGCAGGCGGCGCGGCGGATCGTTTTGGAGCTCGGCCTGAGGGAGATGACCGGGAGGGGGAGGTTTCGGGCGTGGGGTGTGATGTAG
- a CDS encoding gamma-glutamylcyclotransferase family protein, which produces MLYFAYGSNMDPAQIMERCPEATLVGLGYLADHGLCFPRKSKNRGCGVSSVEPKIGHDTWGVVWELTDTDLSALDRNEGYRHDRDQRQTRTIAEL; this is translated from the coding sequence ATGCTCTACTTTGCTTACGGCTCGAACATGGATCCCGCGCAGATAATGGAACGCTGCCCCGAGGCGACGCTCGTAGGGTTGGGCTACCTTGCAGATCATGGGCTCTGCTTTCCGCGCAAGTCGAAGAACCGCGGTTGCGGTGTGTCCTCCGTCGAGCCGAAAATCGGCCACGACACCTGGGGCGTCGTTTGGGAGCTTACGGACACAGATCTGTCTGCGCTCGATAGGAACGAAGGGTATCGCCACGATAGAGACCAGCGGCAAACGCGTACAATCGCCGAACTGTGA
- a CDS encoding competence protein CoiA, with amino-acid sequence MKALYVLHQVDARNNLAYLSPMLTANRDGLRVDAAASERGPVYLCAKCAREVTLKKGRIVIHHFAHKPPTDCTWASDETQAHLASKLCLRDTYRRRGYQADYEVEVLSSGGDRRADVLITAPNGDRVAIEIQHQPILFDEIERRTQAYIAAGVPVMWLGILTDKMREGTQTTPAGLVIRKYTIRPWEKWAHAFCFKELWYIDPFEGTLWKGVFSDHIIEVESTSWYSEGGEEQSGGGYTRRSKRWRTLHLQGPYSLNTIGVSLKSRSAWTSTVFNLPAGRFAVFAGPLG; translated from the coding sequence ATGAAAGCTCTGTATGTCCTGCACCAAGTCGACGCTAGAAACAATTTAGCATACCTTTCCCCTATGCTTACGGCGAATCGTGATGGTCTGAGAGTAGATGCTGCAGCGTCAGAGCGCGGACCGGTCTATTTGTGCGCAAAGTGCGCGCGCGAGGTAACTCTTAAAAAAGGGCGGATCGTCATACATCATTTCGCGCACAAGCCGCCGACGGATTGCACCTGGGCGTCAGATGAGACCCAAGCTCATCTTGCGTCGAAGCTCTGCCTGAGGGACACCTACCGTCGCCGTGGCTATCAGGCCGACTATGAGGTTGAAGTTCTTTCCTCGGGCGGCGACCGACGCGCGGATGTCCTTATCACAGCGCCCAACGGGGATAGGGTCGCGATCGAAATTCAGCACCAACCGATTCTGTTCGACGAGATCGAGCGGCGTACTCAAGCTTATATCGCCGCAGGAGTACCGGTTATGTGGCTCGGCATCTTAACCGACAAAATGCGTGAGGGTACACAAACCACCCCAGCCGGACTCGTCATCCGCAAGTATACAATCAGACCTTGGGAAAAATGGGCACACGCCTTCTGCTTCAAGGAACTGTGGTACATTGATCCGTTCGAGGGAACCCTTTGGAAGGGAGTTTTTAGCGACCATATCATCGAGGTCGAAAGCACATCCTGGTACAGCGAGGGCGGAGAAGAGCAATCTGGCGGCGGCTACACGCGACGGTCGAAGCGCTGGAGGACGTTGCACCTCCAAGGCCCATACAGCCTAAACACTATTGGCGTGTCGCTGAAGTCGCGATCGGCTTGGACTTCAACGGTTTTCAATCTGCCTGCTGGTCGCTTCGCGGTTTTCGCCGGGCCGTTGGGCTGA
- a CDS encoding DUF6088 family protein, whose protein sequence is MKRARAGGRGGVFTPGDFLDVAARSAVDQALSRLTKNGKLRRLARGLYDFPKVHPQLGPLSPAPDDVAKALARETGSQVQIAGARAANELGLSTQVPAKSSYLTDGPSRRVVLGKRVVDLRHASPKHLIAPGSAAGTVVQALRHVGAIRAADVAQIASRRLSASDKKTLASNAIRAPAWMRPTLVSIANTASGEIDG, encoded by the coding sequence ATGAAGCGCGCCCGTGCTGGCGGACGAGGTGGCGTCTTCACGCCCGGCGACTTTTTGGACGTGGCCGCACGGTCGGCTGTCGACCAAGCCCTTTCCCGGTTGACCAAGAACGGAAAGCTTCGCCGCCTGGCGCGAGGCCTGTACGATTTCCCGAAGGTTCATCCGCAACTGGGTCCGCTTTCTCCAGCACCTGACGATGTCGCGAAAGCGTTAGCGCGGGAGACCGGATCCCAGGTGCAGATAGCCGGCGCGCGAGCGGCGAATGAACTTGGCTTGTCAACACAAGTCCCGGCAAAGAGCTCCTATTTGACAGACGGCCCCTCCCGCCGTGTCGTGCTGGGTAAGCGCGTCGTCGATCTGCGTCATGCCTCGCCCAAGCATCTCATTGCCCCGGGCAGTGCCGCGGGTACCGTCGTCCAGGCGCTTCGTCATGTAGGGGCGATAAGGGCCGCCGACGTTGCGCAGATCGCGTCGCGGCGGTTGTCGGCTAGCGACAAGAAGACGCTTGCATCCAATGCGATCCGGGCCCCTGCTTGGATGCGGCCGACGCTCGTCTCGATCGCCAACACAGCGTCGGGTGAGATCGATGGATAA
- a CDS encoding HNH endonuclease, protein MGDDTYVGEAAHIRGEKPTAARYDASMTDAERDNVRNLLYLCTDHHTIIDKVEADWPTSTLQELKESHENQVHQAMEEAFADVAFPELQNAVSWVAKQTPATNGSFDLITPDEKIKKNALSNGSRHIIAAGMTARATVGDYVEAEAQLDSDFPERLKAGFLEEYYARRKEGHKGDELFELMCAFAQRGLKRQADKTAGIAVLIYLFEICDVFEK, encoded by the coding sequence GTGGGCGATGATACGTATGTCGGTGAGGCCGCCCATATTCGTGGCGAGAAGCCTACGGCAGCGCGCTATGACGCGTCGATGACTGACGCTGAGCGCGATAACGTCCGCAATCTCCTCTATCTCTGTACCGATCATCATACGATCATCGACAAGGTCGAGGCCGATTGGCCGACCTCCACTCTTCAGGAATTGAAAGAAAGCCACGAAAACCAAGTCCATCAAGCGATGGAAGAAGCCTTTGCGGATGTTGCCTTTCCCGAGTTGCAAAACGCTGTCTCCTGGGTGGCCAAGCAGACGCCGGCGACCAATGGGTCGTTCGACCTGATTACGCCTGACGAAAAGATCAAAAAGAACGCGCTCTCGAACGGATCTAGACATATTATCGCCGCCGGCATGACGGCGCGTGCGACTGTCGGCGATTATGTCGAGGCTGAAGCGCAGCTTGATTCCGATTTTCCGGAGCGGCTGAAGGCCGGTTTCCTCGAAGAATATTATGCGCGGCGTAAAGAAGGTCACAAGGGCGACGAACTGTTCGAGTTGATGTGTGCCTTCGCCCAACGAGGCCTTAAACGTCAAGCCGATAAGACCGCAGGCATCGCGGTCTTGATCTACCTGTTCGAAATCTGCGATGTGTTCGAGAAATGA
- a CDS encoding ABC-three component system middle component 6 gives MILPTKHIPQSEALIGVGATLLAQLSGPMTVSGLWERLRSEPNVGTFERFVLASNLLYLIGAIDIKDGLIVRTVT, from the coding sequence ATGATCCTTCCGACAAAACATATTCCGCAAAGTGAAGCGCTGATTGGCGTTGGGGCAACCCTTCTGGCCCAACTGAGTGGACCCATGACCGTTTCCGGTCTCTGGGAGCGTCTCCGTTCGGAGCCGAATGTCGGCACGTTCGAGCGCTTCGTCCTCGCCTCCAATCTCCTTTATCTTATTGGCGCCATCGACATCAAAGACGGGCTCATCGTCAGGACCGTGACATGA